TCGGCGTAACGGCGCGGCATACCCATGTTGCCCACCCAGTGCTGGATGAGGAAGGTGCCGTGGAAGCCGACGAAGGTCAGCCAGAAGTGGATCTTGCCCAACCGCTCGTCGAGCATGCGCCCGGTCATCTTCGGGAACCAGAAGTAGACGCCGGCGAAAGAGGCGAACACGACGGTACCGAACAGGGTGTAGTGGAAGTGGGCGATCAGGAAGTAGCTGTCGGCCAGGTGGAAGTCCAGCGGCGGGGCGGCCAGCATAATGCCGGTCAGACCACCGAAGAGGAAGGTCGCCATGAAGCCGACCGCGAAGATCATCGGGGTCTCCCAGGTGATGTGTCCCTTCCACATGGTGCCCACCCAGTTGAAGAACTTGACGCCGGTCGGGACCGAGATCAGGAAGGTCATGAAGGAGAAGAACGGCAGCAGGACGGCACCGGTGACGAACATGTGGTGTGCCCACACGGCCATGGACAGGGCGCCGATGGCCAGGGTCGCGAAGACCAGGCCGATGTAGCCGAACATCGGCTTACGCGAGAAGACCGGGAGGACCTCGGAGATGACGCCGAAGAACGGCAGGGCGAGGACGTAGACCTCAGGGTGGCCGAAGAACCAGAAGAGGTGCTGCCACAGGATGGCGCCACCGTTGCCGGTGTCGTAGATGTGGCCGCCCAGCTTGCGGTCATACAGGACACCGAGGGCGGCGGCCAGCAGCAGCGGGAAGATCATCAGGGCCAGGACGGAGGTGACGAAGATGTTCCAGGTGAAGATCGGGAGGCGGAACATGGTCATGCCCGGCGCACGCATCGTGAGGATGGTGGTGAGCATGTTGATTGCGGAGGCGACGGTACCGACACCGGTCGCACCGACACCGATGATCCACAGGTCAGCGCCGACGCCCGGGGTGTGGACGGCGTCCGAGAGCGGGGAGTACATGGTCCAACCGAAGTCGGCTGCACCGCCCGGGGTGAGGAAGCCGGCCAGCATGGCGACGCCACCGACGGTGGTGATCCAGAAGCCGAAGGCGTTCAGACGGGGGAAAGCCACGTCCGGGGCGCCGATCTGCAGCGGCAGGACGTAGTTGGCGAAGCCCCAGACGATCGGCGTACCGAACAGCAGCAGCATGACGGTGCCGTGCATGGTGAAGAGCTGGTTGAACTGCTCGTTCGACAGGAACTGCAGACCCGGGGTGAAGAGCTCCGCACGGATCAGCAGGGCCATCAGGCCGCCGAGGAAGAAGAAGCTGAAGCACATGATGATGTACATGATGCCCAGCTGCTTGTGGTCGGTAGTGATCAGCATGTCCCAGGCACGGGAGCCCTTGCGGGCCGTACCTGTCGGCTGAGGACGGGTCGGCTCGACGTAGTCGTCAAGCCTTGGCGCCACTGCGGTCATAGTTCCTCCTGACTACGAAACAGCCCGCGGAAAACGGACTGCCAAGCTTTTACTCCGCCCCATCTTAAAGGGCGCGTAAGCGTATTTCCCAGCCCACCTGGACTGGAGACGATGATCAGTCTAACCCCATCTGCAACGCAAAACACATGGGTGCGGCGGTTTCCGGACAAATCTCCGCCGATTCCGTGGACCCCTCCCCGGTTTGTGACGGGCCCCACAACCGCGAACTGCAGTATTTGAATTCTTCGGCCCCGGCCGGAACCCCGCCCCACCCCCGGTAGGTGTCAACCTTTCGATTGAAGGGCCGGCTGAGGTTGCGTCACCCACCGGAAAATTACCGGGGCAGGGACCCCGAGAAGTCCATGCATCACGGGGTGATCCCTTATATATGCGATATACGGAGACCGGTGATCCCGGCAGTCCCGTCAATCCTGCCCCGCAATCCCGGAAAAGAGATGTGCCTCCCCTCCCGATAGAGGGGATCCCTTATGTCACATGCCGAATTCCGATTAGAATGACTATTAACGCGCACCTCCCCATCTGAAGGACACTGACAGTAATGACCGAGTCTCCCCGCACACCGGCTGCCCCCCTGCTGGACAACGTCCTCGATGAACTCGGCAGGGACATCGTGGCAGGCACCCTGCCGGAGGGGAAGACCTTCACCCTCCAGGACCTCTCCAACCGTTTCGACATCTCCCGCACCGTCGCCCGTGAGGCGATGCGAGCCCTCGAACAGCTCGGACTGGTCTCCTCCTCCCGCCGCGTCGGAATCACGGTCCGCCCCCGCTCATCCTGGGCGATCTTCGATCAGGCCATCATCGACTGGCGCCTGGCCAACCCGACTGAACGGCGTCTCCAGCTGCGCGCCCTCAACGAGTTGCGCAGTGGTGTCGAACCTCAGGCCGCCCGTCTCACAGCGGCGGCCGCAACCCCTGAACAACGCGAGGAGCTGGTCGCGCTCGCCGCGAGGATGCGCGAGCTCGGCGAATCCGGCGAGGGTTCCTCCCAGGAATTCCTCGAGGCCGACGTCCGTTTCCACGCCCTGCTGCTCGAGGCCTCCGGCAACGAGATGTTCGCCGCCCTCGCCCCCTCCATGCTCAGCGTTCTCCACGGCCGGACCCGCTACGGGCTGCAGCCGGCCGACCCTGCCCCGGTGGCCCTGGCGGCCCACGAGAACCTCGCCCGTGCCATCTCCGAGGGGAATGAGTCCGGCGCCGAGGAACAGTCCCGGGCCCTGCTCACCGAGGTGTCGATGATCTTCGTCAGCGACTTCTGACAGTCGTCCCCGGAGACACGACAAGGCGCAGGTCCCCTTTCCGGGGAACCTGCGCCTTTCTTTCAGTCAGCCATGCTCTAGAGCATGCAGGAGACGCAGCCCTCAATCTCGGTGCCCTCGAGGGCGACCTGACGGAGACGGATGTAGTACAGCGTCTTGATGCCCTTGCGCCATGCGTAGATCTGCGCGCGGTTGATGTCGCGGGTGGTGGCGGTGTCCTTGAAGAACAGCGTCAGCGACAGGCCCTGGTCAACGTACCTGGTGGCGACGGCATAGGTGTCGATGATCTTCTCGAAGCCGATCTCGTACGAGTCCTGGAAGTACTCCAGGTTGTCGTTGTCCATGTGCGGCGCCGGGTAGTAGACGCGGCCGATCTTGCCTTCCTTGCGGATCTCGATCTTCGAGGCGATCGGGTGGATCGACGAGGTCGAGTTGTTGATGTAGGAGATCGAACCGGTCGGCGGGACGGCCTGCAGGTTGCGGTTGTACAGGCCGTGCTGCATGACCTCGACCTTGAGCTTCGCCCAGTCCTCCGCGGAGGGGACGGTGGCGGTCGAGGCGTCGAAAAGCGCCTTGACCTTGTCGGTCTTCGGTGCGAAGTCCGCCGGGTCGAATCCGTCGAAGTAGCTGCCGTCCGCGTACTTCGATTTCTCGAAGCCGACGAACTTCTCCCCGCGCTCCTTGGCCAGCCTGTTGGAGGCCCGCAGCGCCTGGTAGAGCACCGCGGCGAAGTAGGCGTTGGTGAAGTCGACCCCCTCCTCGGATCCGTAGTGGATGTGCTCGCGGCCGAGGTAACCGTGGAGGTTCATCTGCCCCAGCCCGATGGCGTGGGAGGCGTTGTTGCCCTCACGGATCGAGGGGACGGAATCGATGCTCGTGAACTCGGCGACGGAGGTCAGCCCGCGGATGGCGGTCTCGACGGTGCGGCCGAAGTCCGGGGAATCCATCGCCATGGCGATGTTCATCGAACCGAGGTTGCAGGAGATGTCCTCGCCGATGGTCTCGTAGGAGAGGTCCTCATGGTAGGTGGACGGGGTGTTCACCTGCAGGATCTCGGAGCACAGGTTGGACATGTTGATGCGGCCGTCGATCGGGTTGGCGGCGTTGACGGTGTCCTCGAACATGATGTACGGGTAGCCGGACTCGAACTGGAGCTCCGCCAGGGTCTGGAAGAAATGACGGGCGTTGATCTTGGTCTTGCGGATCCGCGGATCCTCCACCATCTCGTCGTAGAGCTCAGTGACGGAGATGTCGCCGAAGGGCTTGCCGTAGATGCGCTCGACGTCGTACGGGGAGAACAGGTACATGTCGTCGTTGCGCTTGGCCAGATCGAAGGTGATGTCCGGGATGACCACGCCGAGGGACAGCGTCTTGATGCGGATCTTCTCGTCGGCATTCTCACGCTTGGTGTCCAGGAAGGACATGATGTCCGGGTGGTGGGCGTTGAGGTACACCGCACCCGCACCCTGCCGGGCACCGAGCTGGTTGGCGTAGGAGAAGGAGTCCTCGAGGAGCTTCATCACGGGGATGACGCCGGAGGACTGGTTCTCGATGTGCTTGATCGGCGCGCCGGCCTCGCGCAGGTTGCTCAGCAGCAGGGCGACGCCGCCGCCGCGCTTGGACAGCTGCAGGGCGGAGTTGATGGCACGGCCGATCGACTCCATGTTGTCCTCGATCCGCAGCAGGAAGCAGGAGACGAGCTCACCGCGCTGTGCTTTGCCGGCGTTGAGGAAGGTGGGGGTGGCCGGCTGGAAACGGCCGGACATGACCTCGTCGACGAGGCTCTCGGCGAGCTCCTCGTTGCCGTTGGCCAGGAACAGCGCCGTCATGGTGACACGGTCCTCGAAGCGCTCCAGGTAGCGGCGACCGTCGAAGGTCTTGAGGGTGTAGGAGGTGTAGTACTTGTACGCACCCAGGAACGTGGGGAAGCGGAACTTGAACTTGTATGCCCGCTGGAACAGTCCCTTGATGAACTCGAAGTCATAGGACTCGAGCAGTTCCGGCTCGTAGTACTTGTTCTCGACGAGGTAGTTGAGCTTCTCCTCCAGGTCGTGGAAGTACACGGTGTTCTGGTTGACGTGCTGGAGGAAGAACTGGTTCGCGGCCTCGCGGTCCTTGGCGAACTGAATGTGGCCGTTGCCGTCATAGAGGTTCAGCAACGCGTTGAGTGCGTGGTAGTCCAGCTGCTCCCCCGGGTTGGTGGATTCCGCGACGGCGGATCCCTTCGACGAGGTGGTCTGCTGTGTGGTCTGCGTGGTCAACGTTTCTTCTGGCCTTTCAAGTTCATTGGGCGGGAGCGGAGGAAAAATCTCTGAGTTATGCGCTGTCTGCGGCGTCTGCCGTGTCAACGTCAACGGGCATCGGCTCGAGCCCCAGCGCCTCAGCGTTGGTGAGGAGCCCATCCCGAAGAATACGCACATCCTCGGAATTGCCCATCAACTCAAATCGGTGGACGTACGGAACCCTGCACTTCTTGGCGATCAGTTCCCCGGCGAGCCCGAAGTCGGTGCCGAAGTTGACGTTGCCGCCGGCGACGACCGCACGGATGAGACTGCGGTTGTGTTCATTGTTGAGGAACCGGATCACCTGGACGGGCACCGGGCGCGAATTCTGGTGGTTCATGGACGCCCCACCTCCGTAGGTGGGGCACACGAGCACGTAGGGCTCGTCGACGATGAGCGGCTCGTCGGCCTTGTGCAGCGGGATCCGCATGTTCGGCAGGCCCAGCTTTTCGACGAAGCGACGGGTGTTCTCGGTCGCCGATGAGAAATAGACGACGAGCATCTTCGATTGACTTCCCTTCACAACAGGGCCGCGTCAGGCCCGGGAGAGCCCCACGCCACGGCAAACGCCGCCCAGCGTCTCGTGGGCGGCGTGGGGATGTGTCCGGCGGGCGGCCCCGACTCCAGGCAGGGCCGGCGCCGTTTAAGCGACGACTGCGGCGAGGCTGTTGATCCGCTCCGGGCGGAAGCCGGACCAGTGCTCGCCGTTGACCTCGACGACCGGGGCCTGGAGATAACCGAGGGCCAGGACGTAGTCCCGGGCCTCATCATCAAGGCTGATGTCCACGGTGTTGTACTTCAGGCCGGCACGGTCGAGGGCCTTCTGGGTGGCCTTGCACTGGACGCACGCGGGCTTGGTGTAGAGGGTGATGGACATGGGAGTGAACCTCATTCTCTGACGGATTTTCTGACTTCAATGGGTACCGAGTACCCCGGCCAGCTGATGCTGCCGACTATCAAAACGGGCCCTGGATGCGCTCTGCGCCTTTCCTGTGGCGTTATCAATAGACACTATACTTTGTGGTCGCAGCTTGCAACTAGCACTACATATAGTAGTTACAACGATGAAACTCCCAGCACGACGACGTTGTCCGGCCCACATGTTGACCCCCGCAAAACGCCTCCCGAAACCGGCGGAACAACACCGGTGGGATTTACCCAGCTCGCCCCCTGGCGCCGTTATGCAATCGTTATAAACTGCCTTGTCGGGCGATGCCGCACGCACAAGAAACCGCCCGCCCCCGTAGTCCGTGAGGACCTGGGGACGGGCGGTTCCGTTGGCAACTACGTGACTTAACCCTGACGGGCCTTGAAACGCGGTTCCTTCTTGTTGATCACGAAGACCTTGCCGTGACGACGCACAACCTGGGCGCCCGGCTTGTTCTTCAGCGACCGAAGCGACTTGCGAACCTTCATCGGGCGCTCCTTTCTATTTGCGCGACTGTGAACTTGCGATGCCACTTGATTCAGCATGGCAAATAACTCAGCCATGACACGAGGGACCATGTTACCTCACCAGCCGCTCAACCTCCAAAACCGTTTAGGATGGTGGTCATGCAGCAGGAGATCATCAACGCCGTCCATGCCCGGCCGCGTATCGACGCCGCCGGGGAAGTCACCGCCCGCGTCAGCTTCCTGGCCGACTACCTGCGGAAGACGGGCATGAAGGGTTTCGTTCTCGGGATCTCCGGTGGGCAGGATTCCACGCTCGCCGGCCGACTCGCCCAGCTGGCCGTGGAGAAGCTCCGCGCCGAGGGCCGTGAGGTCGAATTCTGGGCCGTCCGACTCCCCCACGGAGTGCAGGCCGACGAGGACGACGCGCAGACAGCCCTCGACTTCATCAACCCCGACCATCGCGTCACCGTGAACATCGCCGGAGCGACCGGCGAGATGTCCGCCGCCGTCGCCGAAGCTCTCGGACAGGCGGCGCTGAGCGACTTCAACGAAGGCAACGTCAAGGCCCGCCAACGCATGATCGCGCAGTACGCCATCGCCGGAGAGAAGTCCCTGCTGGTCATCGGGTCGGACCACGCAGCGGAGAACGTCACCGGCTTCTTCACCAAGCACGGCGACGGTGCCGCCGATGTCCTCCCGCTCGCCGGGCTCAACAAGCGTCAGGGCGCGCAGCTGCTGGAGGAACTGGGCGCCCCCGCCGAGACGTGGGAGAAGGTGCCCACCGCCGACCTCGAGGAGGATCGCCCGGCGCTACCCGACGAGGTGGCACTCGGTGTCACCTACGCCCACATCGACGACTACCTGGAGGGCCGCCCCGTGCCGGAGAAGGCCGGAGAACGCATCGAGCACCTGTGGCGCGTCGGCACTCACAAACGGCACCTGCCGCCGGGCCCCACCGACACGTGGTGGCGCTAGGATCTACCCGCCCACCAGAAGGCGGCACGTCTCCCGCGCCGCCCCCACCAGGGCCCGGGCATAGCCCGGTCCGTGCGTCAACGCGTGTACCGCCAGGGGATGGAGCTGGTGCAGGGGGAAGCGCTCCCGGAAGCCCGGGGCCAGCGCCGAGACCTCGTGGTAGCCCGCCCAGATCTCCTCCGGGAAGGGCACTCCGAACAGATCCAGCATCGCCAGGTCGGTTTCAGGGTGTCCGCCATGGGCCGCCGGGTCAATGAAGACGGGTCCGTCCTCACCGAAGAGCAGATTCCCGGTCCACAGGTCCCCATGGATCCGGGCGGGCGCGATCTCCCAGGACACCGCAACGATGGCGTCGGCGGCCCGTTCCACGAGAGCCAGCCCCGCCGCGTCGAGGTTGCCCGCCTCCCGGGCCCGGCGGGCGAAAGGCAGCACCCGCTGCGCGACGTAGAACTCTCCCCAGCGATCCCTCGGAGTGCACTCCTGGATCCTGGTGCCGATGTAGTTCGGCCCCTTCCAACCGGGAGGCGGGGCCCCGAAGGCGGGCGCCCCCGCCCTGTGGATGCGTGCCAGTTCCCGGCCGGCCGTGCGGGCGGCCCTGCGCGTCGGCGCCACCTCCCGGACCATGGCGGTACTCAAGGTGTTCGCGACCGGATCCAACGCGAGCACCTCGACGACTGCCCCAGAGGCCCCCCGGAGCCAGCGAAGCCCCGCGGCCTCCGCTTCAGCGGAACGTGGCTCACGGGGCCTCTTGGTGAATACGGGTGTCACGGCGGGTCCGGCTAGTAGCGCTCGGGCTCCTCGGCGATCTCGAACTCCCGGCCATTGATCTCCGTCGCGTTGATGCGGACCCAGTTGTATTTCAGGGTCGGGGCCCACGGCTTCAGATCCAGAGTCTCGGCGTGATCGATGTCAGCCGCCTTCTCCAGCACCTCAGCCGTGCCGCGGACGACCACGGACCAGGCGGTGCCGTCGTCGACCCCGTCTGCCTCGAAGAGAACATCGTGGTTGAGGGTCAGGGTGAACAGCTTGGACCCTTCTGCGGTGCGCAGATAGATGCTCTCCCCGTCCACCACGAAGTTGACCGGAAAGATCTCGAGGACTCCATCGCGATGCAGGACGAGCCGGCCCGGCTGAACGTCCGCCAGGCGGGCGAGGGACTGCTCGGTGCTCAGCTTGCGGAAGACGTCGTCATTCA
This sequence is a window from Corynebacterium comes. Protein-coding genes within it:
- the ctaD gene encoding aa3-type cytochrome oxidase subunit I, with the translated sequence MTAVAPRLDDYVEPTRPQPTGTARKGSRAWDMLITTDHKQLGIMYIIMCFSFFFLGGLMALLIRAELFTPGLQFLSNEQFNQLFTMHGTVMLLLFGTPIVWGFANYVLPLQIGAPDVAFPRLNAFGFWITTVGGVAMLAGFLTPGGAADFGWTMYSPLSDAVHTPGVGADLWIIGVGATGVGTVASAINMLTTILTMRAPGMTMFRLPIFTWNIFVTSVLALMIFPLLLAAALGVLYDRKLGGHIYDTGNGGAILWQHLFWFFGHPEVYVLALPFFGVISEVLPVFSRKPMFGYIGLVFATLAIGALSMAVWAHHMFVTGAVLLPFFSFMTFLISVPTGVKFFNWVGTMWKGHITWETPMIFAVGFMATFLFGGLTGIMLAAPPLDFHLADSYFLIAHFHYTLFGTVVFASFAGVYFWFPKMTGRMLDERLGKIHFWLTFVGFHGTFLIQHWVGNMGMPRRYADYLDSDGFTLFNQISTVFSFVLGASVIPFVWNVFKSWRYGEVVTVDDPWGYGNSLEWATSCPPPRHNFVSLPRIRSERPAFELHYPHMVERMRREAHVTSSDERAEITQTPSPAEVR
- a CDS encoding FadR/GntR family transcriptional regulator, which translates into the protein MTESPRTPAAPLLDNVLDELGRDIVAGTLPEGKTFTLQDLSNRFDISRTVAREAMRALEQLGLVSSSRRVGITVRPRSSWAIFDQAIIDWRLANPTERRLQLRALNELRSGVEPQAARLTAAAATPEQREELVALAARMRELGESGEGSSQEFLEADVRFHALLLEASGNEMFAALAPSMLSVLHGRTRYGLQPADPAPVALAAHENLARAISEGNESGAEEQSRALLTEVSMIFVSDF
- the nrdE gene encoding class 1b ribonucleoside-diphosphate reductase subunit alpha gives rise to the protein MDYHALNALLNLYDGNGHIQFAKDREAANQFFLQHVNQNTVYFHDLEEKLNYLVENKYYEPELLESYDFEFIKGLFQRAYKFKFRFPTFLGAYKYYTSYTLKTFDGRRYLERFEDRVTMTALFLANGNEELAESLVDEVMSGRFQPATPTFLNAGKAQRGELVSCFLLRIEDNMESIGRAINSALQLSKRGGGVALLLSNLREAGAPIKHIENQSSGVIPVMKLLEDSFSYANQLGARQGAGAVYLNAHHPDIMSFLDTKRENADEKIRIKTLSLGVVIPDITFDLAKRNDDMYLFSPYDVERIYGKPFGDISVTELYDEMVEDPRIRKTKINARHFFQTLAELQFESGYPYIMFEDTVNAANPIDGRINMSNLCSEILQVNTPSTYHEDLSYETIGEDISCNLGSMNIAMAMDSPDFGRTVETAIRGLTSVAEFTSIDSVPSIREGNNASHAIGLGQMNLHGYLGREHIHYGSEEGVDFTNAYFAAVLYQALRASNRLAKERGEKFVGFEKSKYADGSYFDGFDPADFAPKTDKVKALFDASTATVPSAEDWAKLKVEVMQHGLYNRNLQAVPPTGSISYINNSTSSIHPIASKIEIRKEGKIGRVYYPAPHMDNDNLEYFQDSYEIGFEKIIDTYAVATRYVDQGLSLTLFFKDTATTRDINRAQIYAWRKGIKTLYYIRLRQVALEGTEIEGCVSCML
- the nrdI gene encoding class Ib ribonucleoside-diphosphate reductase assembly flavoprotein NrdI — its product is MLVVYFSSATENTRRFVEKLGLPNMRIPLHKADEPLIVDEPYVLVCPTYGGGASMNHQNSRPVPVQVIRFLNNEHNRSLIRAVVAGGNVNFGTDFGLAGELIAKKCRVPYVHRFELMGNSEDVRILRDGLLTNAEALGLEPMPVDVDTADAADSA
- the nrdH gene encoding glutaredoxin-like protein NrdH, with protein sequence MSITLYTKPACVQCKATQKALDRAGLKYNTVDISLDDEARDYVLALGYLQAPVVEVNGEHWSGFRPERINSLAAVVA
- the ykgO gene encoding type B 50S ribosomal protein L36 — protein: MKVRKSLRSLKNKPGAQVVRRHGKVFVINKKEPRFKARQG
- the nadE gene encoding ammonia-dependent NAD(+) synthetase, which produces MVVMQQEIINAVHARPRIDAAGEVTARVSFLADYLRKTGMKGFVLGISGGQDSTLAGRLAQLAVEKLRAEGREVEFWAVRLPHGVQADEDDAQTALDFINPDHRVTVNIAGATGEMSAAVAEALGQAALSDFNEGNVKARQRMIAQYAIAGEKSLLVIGSDHAAENVTGFFTKHGDGAADVLPLAGLNKRQGAQLLEELGAPAETWEKVPTADLEEDRPALPDEVALGVTYAHIDDYLEGRPVPEKAGERIEHLWRVGTHKRHLPPGPTDTWWR
- a CDS encoding fructosamine kinase family protein, with the translated sequence MTPVFTKRPREPRSAEAEAAGLRWLRGASGAVVEVLALDPVANTLSTAMVREVAPTRRAARTAGRELARIHRAGAPAFGAPPPGWKGPNYIGTRIQECTPRDRWGEFYVAQRVLPFARRAREAGNLDAAGLALVERAADAIVAVSWEIAPARIHGDLWTGNLLFGEDGPVFIDPAAHGGHPETDLAMLDLFGVPFPEEIWAGYHEVSALAPGFRERFPLHQLHPLAVHALTHGPGYARALVGAARETCRLLVGG
- a CDS encoding pyridoxamine 5'-phosphate oxidase family protein — protein: MSMNDDVFRKLSTEQSLARLADVQPGRLVLHRDGVLEIFPVNFVVDGESIYLRTAEGSKLFTLTLNHDVLFEADGVDDGTAWSVVVRGTAEVLEKAADIDHAETLDLKPWAPTLKYNWVRINATEINGREFEIAEEPERY